Sequence from the Zeugodacus cucurbitae isolate PBARC_wt_2022May chromosome 5, idZeuCucr1.2, whole genome shotgun sequence genome:
aggaaagagaggagtagcgcgctctcatcgattcggctataaccggctaaacggttgaacgccaatcacatacatacaaactggAATAATCAAAGCTGTTTCGcaaaggagctaattgatcaattaagcggtctttgctcgattaaagcgctgatttagatcgatttaccatacaaaataaaaatttaatttttctactttaatttttaatcgaatctaAATAGAGTTAAGAATGAAAAGCAACTCTGCGAAATAGCAGTAATACTATCCGGCGGTAGACGCCGCTGCTGAAAATCAtagcaaaatcaaaaatgtataacatttgatcgattatcgagtagccggcagtgcgaagggcaaacaCTGGTTATTAActggattaaaattttaattgatcaacaTATAGATTTACTATTTCACTAACATTGAATAATAGGAAGCAGTAAGCTACTGAAAGATTGACTATCACTCAAAAGATGTCGCGCTAGCAACCTAAAGCTCGACTCAATGTTAACTTTAATGGTTTTTGGTTGTTGCTTTCTAACTTATTCAGTTTCTGCTTATTATCAGCTTTGGAAAAATATGATGATTTGAAAGTTTTAACTATTAAGTCAGTGCCTGTATTTGCAACCTGGTCTGGTTTCAGCAAAAGCTCATTAACGCGCCTAATCCATTTATATAAGTAAACAAAACTTAACATTCTTTTGGTACAAAGCTTAACTATAGAGTagggaaatatatttatattaattttagactACCTTCATCACCGACTGGTAATAATTAAGAGAGCGTTGAGTTATCCTCTCTTAACCGCtaagcaaaaaatatgttgttggATTCCGTTGCATTCATAAAAATTAGTACAACAATACCACAATTAATGCATAATTGCATCTCAtccgaaaatttatatttattggtatGCAGTTACACGATTCTTCTAGCAAACAATGAGCTCCACTTGCTTGCTGGGAGAAGTCTTGAACAtataaaagtattcaaattcgcAAATGAACAAGTATTCGGACCGATCTAActattgtaacaacaacaatagtttcTATACTTCAACGCTAATTGTAAAAAGGTCCTTTCATAGCCAATCATTCGCTTAGAAGAGATGGCGCCAAAACcccaattaatatatttattaatttgtggtGAGTAAccaatttctataatattttgctGGATACTATTGTTTAAGGGGCGAACTTTTAAACAGCCAGTTTTTATATGTAACCGATTTAGCTTAGCACCTCAGTCAACAGCTTACGCTTTGCTACTCCCCGAGCACAACGGAGTTCtatttaacgttttttttttttatttttgccaacTCTTGTAGCCTTCTTCATCGCACACCGAATTTCAACTGCTTGTGCACAAACTCAGCATTCGCATAGTGTGGAGGGATCTTCTTCAAAGTCTATGGACTCGTTTGAGTCAGCATTACATTACATGACCCCAGCAAATGAAACCGAAGTAATGACGGCATTAATGAATCAATTGTTAATCGAGCTAGCAGTTAATGacgaaaataattcaaaagctGAACCATTATCAGAAACTGAACGCCAAGAAGTTAATGTATTACTTGAACTGGCTTTGGAAGAACTAAACAACAGTACTAAGTTGGCAGGAGACCAGAAAGTAAACAGCGAAAATTTCAGTATGccgtaaaagtaaaaaataaatttaattagatGCATGTAAATTGAATGTAATGTAATACTATTCTAAAAAGAATTTCAATaaaggcaataaaaaaaaatacattattcGTTTAGTAAATAGGGCCTTCTCCGCACAAAGTTCACAAAGCAGTTGACTTAAAAAGCTTAAGCAATACGTACAATCTTAAATTATAAACCTTAAGAACTCAATGATTTGCAAAGATTTTAGCTTCCTTGAAGGATTTGTACTTTTTTCGGATGTAGCGAATGAAAACCTTTTTTGCGCCCTTCAGGAAGtttcatgtatttattattagtttcgAGTCACAAGAACTTCAGCTATTCagaagtaatatttatttagtgaGATGTTGGCCTGAAGGCAGACCAATATTACTTAGCAATATCTCTTCGGCCAACCTTAAACCAGGTAGAATCATTCCGCTGAATATATAGTAGTGGCGCCCTCTCATTTAACCACAAGCTACAAGGTtgataaaattaagtggtgataatccaggcaattccaatgattataaaaatacttttttatgcaccgtacttcccaaattatcaacttgaATATCTGAagaatcttcgctatagcgcttttttttggcgattttgcaacctgttgttttgttgatttgcaatttaggagtaatttcaatgccgaatgtacagtttgtgtgcctactaacaggctgccaagttacccctattcccgttgtggTTTGATGGTGAAATCGACTCAGGAATTATCACggtcctcatatacaatatatgatgattttcgttattctatttttctttatgaatatatgggtcgaattgtgttatctttataaaattcatcaataaattccgagagtataaaatgttcggtatacaattgaacaatgacaaaaatattttaacaaagcaaaaatgactaccttcaaaatagtattatttttatactctcgcaacaaatgttgctaacgagagttttatagttttgttcacataacggttgtttgtaacacccaaaactaaacgagttagatatagggttatatataccaaagtgatcagggcgaagagtggagttcaaatccgaatgtctgtctgtccgtccgtccgcctgtgcaagctgtaacttgagtaaaaattaagatatcttgatgaaacttggcatacttatttcttggcaccataggaaggttgctttcgaaaatgagcaaaatcgcttAGTGTTGCCTacgccagaaatatatatatagcagccctcgtattagaTATAAACACTTGTATAGTCCATTGGCATCGTTAGCTGGATTAGACTTTATCAATCGTGTGTCTTAATATCGAGTGGTCTTAAAATGTTGCAAGAAAGATATCATAAGATGATCTGTTTTTTGAacctattaaattttttttaatgattccgGGAGCAGTTTTAGAGGAATACTAATGAGTTGGCAGGACTtgaccaaatataaatataagtctaTCACGGCTACGCAGATTTGATTGTCGTGAAAACGATCTTACAACTGGTAAGATACTCTTGACTGGTTGTAAATTCCTATTCACAAAAGAATATCAGCATCTCAAATGATAAAATGAACTGGTCATGAGTCCGGTTTCTTTGTaaaccttttcacacagctGACTAGTTTCTCTtggttattttcattttatctaT
This genomic interval carries:
- the LOC105219125 gene encoding uncharacterized protein LOC105219125 is translated as MAPKPQLIYLLICAFFIAHRISTACAQTQHSHSVEGSSSKSMDSFESALHYMTPANETEVMTALMNQLLIELAVNDENNSKAEPLSETERQEVNVLLELALEELNNSTKLAGDQKVNSENFSMP